One window of the Dehalococcoidia bacterium genome contains the following:
- the ndk gene encoding nucleoside-diphosphate kinase, producing the protein MQRTLILIKPDAVQRGLIGEIISRLERRGLRIVALRLLQVDQELARRHYAEHVDKPFFGQLVGFITSAPIVAAVVEGPHAVEVVRQTMGATDPKKAAPGTIRGDLGLDITHNLIHGSDSEETARREIALFFDEADIVSYQRDVDRWAFGEAE; encoded by the coding sequence ATGCAGCGCACCCTGATCCTCATCAAGCCCGATGCCGTGCAGCGTGGCCTGATAGGGGAGATCATCTCCCGCCTGGAGCGTCGGGGCCTGCGCATCGTCGCCCTGCGCCTGCTGCAGGTGGACCAGGAACTGGCCCGACGCCACTATGCCGAGCACGTCGACAAGCCTTTCTTCGGGCAACTGGTAGGCTTCATCACCTCGGCCCCCATAGTCGCCGCGGTGGTGGAAGGCCCCCACGCTGTCGAAGTGGTCCGCCAGACCATGGGCGCCACCGACCCCAAGAAAGCGGCCCCCGGCACCATTCGTGGCGACCTGGGGCTGGACATCACCCACAACCTGATCCACGGCTCCGACTCGGAGGAGACGGCCCGGCGCGAGATCGCCCTCTTTTTCGACGAGGCGGACATCGTCTCCTACCAGCGGGACGTGGACCGCTGGGCCTTTGGCGAAGCCGAGTGA
- a CDS encoding AAA family ATPase yields the protein MAADDLRLAPEELRLTVDPARFRFQKTDEVAPLEEFVGQERAIRALEFGLSVDRPGYNIFVSGLTGTGRTSAIREYVRRAIARQQEAGAVRRPDDWCYLYNFRDPDRPRAVRLPAGEGRRLREGLRELLENAQAFIKRAFASEEYEQQRRELIDASQREAQRLMEQAQQQAQAAGFALRFSPMGVAVVPIIGGRPATPEELANLDPIMRRALEERQRQVSEMVNEVGERLRALEQELMQRLRELDRQVGENAVNALFRRASESFQQYPEVASFLEELRAHTLANLDLFRADQPPLSPLARSSPEGQLDPFLAFRCNLFVDNGQAEGPPIVIETNPTWSNLFGRIERKAYMGTYFSDHTLLRPGAVHRANGGYLILDINDLATKPGSWEGLKRVLRTGQVRLEDPMEGLGLLVPQGLRPEPIPVQIKVIITGDPLSYFLLSTYDPHFWELFKVKADFDHQIPLSDETLGLYARFVSSCCRDESLRPFQADAVAKVVEHASRMVEDQEKLTARFGQLRDILIEADYWAAQEGAEAVAAQHVQRAVREKYYRLNLVEERVRELITRGIIMVDVEGAVVGQVNGLAVLDMGDFSFGRPSRITARVFLGQRGIVSIDRESQLSGRIHDKGVFTISGYLGWKYAQERPLSLSASVSFEQAYEPVEGDSASLAELCAILSAIAQVPLRQDLAVTGSVNQKGEVQPVGGVNQKVEGFFEVCRARGLTGSQGVILPARNRRHLNLREEVVEAVRRGQFHIYAVETVDQALELLTGMPAGERQADGTYPEGTLNALVDARLREMGEALRRAGRPREREEAEEKESAEKDKEQEQSS from the coding sequence ATGGCCGCCGATGACCTGCGTCTGGCACCCGAGGAGCTACGCCTGACGGTAGACCCTGCCCGCTTCCGCTTCCAGAAAACGGACGAGGTGGCGCCCCTGGAGGAATTCGTCGGGCAGGAGCGGGCCATCCGCGCCCTGGAATTCGGCCTGAGCGTGGACCGACCCGGCTACAACATCTTCGTCAGCGGCCTGACGGGCACCGGCCGCACCAGCGCCATCCGCGAGTACGTGCGACGGGCCATCGCCCGCCAGCAGGAGGCGGGGGCCGTGCGGCGGCCCGATGACTGGTGCTATCTCTACAACTTTCGCGATCCCGACCGTCCCCGGGCCGTCCGGCTGCCGGCCGGCGAAGGGCGCCGGCTGCGGGAGGGTCTGCGGGAGCTGCTGGAGAACGCCCAGGCCTTCATCAAGCGGGCCTTCGCCAGCGAGGAGTACGAACAGCAGCGGCGGGAGCTCATCGACGCCAGCCAGCGGGAGGCCCAGCGGCTGATGGAGCAGGCGCAGCAGCAGGCCCAGGCGGCCGGATTTGCCCTGCGTTTCTCGCCCATGGGGGTAGCGGTGGTGCCTATCATCGGCGGGCGGCCAGCGACGCCAGAGGAGCTGGCCAACCTGGACCCCATCATGCGGCGGGCATTGGAAGAGCGCCAGCGGCAGGTCTCGGAGATGGTCAACGAGGTGGGAGAGAGGCTGCGGGCGCTGGAACAGGAGCTGATGCAGAGGCTGCGAGAGCTGGACCGGCAGGTGGGGGAGAACGCCGTCAACGCCCTCTTCCGGCGGGCCAGCGAGTCCTTCCAGCAGTATCCGGAGGTGGCCTCTTTCCTGGAGGAGCTGAGGGCCCACACCCTGGCCAACCTGGACCTTTTCCGGGCCGACCAGCCGCCGCTCTCGCCCCTGGCGCGCTCCAGCCCCGAGGGCCAGCTGGACCCCTTCCTCGCCTTCCGCTGCAACCTGTTCGTGGACAACGGCCAGGCCGAAGGGCCACCCATCGTCATCGAGACCAACCCCACCTGGTCCAACCTGTTCGGGCGCATCGAACGCAAGGCCTACATGGGCACCTACTTCAGCGACCATACCCTGCTGCGGCCCGGGGCAGTACATCGGGCCAACGGCGGCTACCTGATCCTAGACATCAACGACCTGGCCACCAAACCGGGCTCCTGGGAGGGCCTGAAGCGGGTCCTGCGCACCGGCCAGGTGCGGCTGGAGGACCCCATGGAGGGTCTGGGGCTGCTGGTGCCCCAGGGTCTGCGGCCGGAGCCGATACCGGTGCAGATCAAGGTCATCATTACCGGCGACCCCCTCAGTTACTTTCTCCTCTCCACCTATGACCCTCACTTCTGGGAGCTGTTCAAGGTCAAGGCCGACTTCGACCACCAGATACCCCTGTCCGACGAGACGCTGGGGCTGTACGCCCGCTTCGTATCCAGCTGCTGTCGCGACGAGTCCCTGCGGCCCTTCCAGGCCGATGCCGTGGCCAAGGTCGTGGAGCACGCCTCCCGCATGGTGGAGGACCAAGAGAAACTTACGGCCCGGTTCGGACAGCTGAGGGATATCCTCATCGAGGCCGACTACTGGGCCGCCCAGGAGGGGGCCGAAGCCGTAGCCGCCCAGCACGTCCAGCGGGCAGTGCGGGAGAAATACTACCGCCTCAACCTGGTGGAGGAGCGGGTGCGAGAGCTCATCACCCGCGGCATCATCATGGTGGACGTGGAGGGGGCAGTGGTGGGGCAGGTGAACGGCCTGGCAGTGCTGGACATGGGGGATTTCAGCTTCGGGCGCCCTTCCCGCATCACCGCTCGCGTCTTCCTGGGGCAGCGGGGCATCGTGAGCATAGACCGCGAGTCCCAGCTATCGGGGCGCATCCACGACAAGGGCGTGTTCACCATCAGCGGCTACCTCGGGTGGAAATACGCCCAGGAGCGGCCCCTCTCCCTCTCGGCCAGCGTCTCCTTCGAGCAGGCCTACGAGCCGGTGGAAGGCGACTCGGCCTCCCTGGCCGAGCTCTGCGCCATCCTGTCGGCCATCGCGCAGGTGCCCCTGCGCCAGGACCTGGCCGTCACCGGCTCCGTCAACCAGAAGGGGGAGGTGCAGCCGGTGGGGGGCGTGAACCAGAAGGTCGAGGGCTTCTTCGAGGTGTGCCGCGCCAGGGGCCTCACCGGGAGCCAGGGCGTCATCCTCCCTGCCCGCAACCGCCGCCACCTGAACCTGCGCGAGGAGGTGGTGGAGGCAGTGCGTCGGGGCCAGTTCCATATCTATGCCGTGGAGACGGTGGACCAGGCCCTGGAGCTCCTGACGGGGATGCCCGCCGGCGAACGCCAGGCCGACGGCACCTATCCCGAAGGCACCCTCAATGCCCTCGTGGACGCCCGCCTGCGGGAGATGGGCGAGGCCCTGCGCCGGGCCGGACGCCCCCGCGAGCGGGAGGAAGCCGAAGAGAAGGAGTCCGCAGAGAAGGACAAGGAGCAG